One Chryseobacterium sp. StRB126 genomic region harbors:
- a CDS encoding S8 family serine peptidase has translation MKKVLLAAVFLTGLGFSFAQESKTKSTDPKEDKNLMMWYHKDFATSKVYGVNTENAYKYLESKGLRPKTVIVGVLDSGVQVDHPGLVKNMWSNPNEVPGNGKDDDGNGYIDDIHGWNFIGGKNGDIDIDNMEVTRVVAKYKPLFEGDDSAKNKANQAKMPEDFDMYMKAKDLFTKKSVESQQNFRTYSMINELIPNMVKLLAGKPVTAENIAAINKPADQKDAVALEVLSQVSQSPDFKGKSSAEFEERMRKDMKDAIDHFAPAAKQYDLSYDPRKEIVGDNYDDYSEKNYGNNHYEGPDAEHGTHVAGIIAGLPQGKEIQHGIASKVAKIMTVRAVPNGDERDKDVANAIRYAVDNGAKILNMSFGKPVSPGKNVVWDAFKYAEDKGVLLVKAAGNENEDVAEHLAYPTNYKNVNDEKPFVNNVVVVGASTNDNNALRASFSNFNKKMVDVFAPGERIYSTVKGSKYEYLDGTSMASPVVSGAAAVLLAYMPNLKPDQIIESLKKSSNLSAANGFADFSAAGGVIDVKKAAEYAYNNFYNGSKAPVVKKATKAVKK, from the coding sequence ATGAAAAAGGTATTATTAGCTGCAGTTTTTTTGACAGGTTTAGGATTCTCCTTTGCACAGGAGTCAAAAACTAAAAGTACTGATCCAAAAGAAGATAAAAATCTAATGATGTGGTATCACAAAGATTTTGCCACTTCAAAAGTGTATGGTGTTAATACAGAAAATGCATATAAATATCTGGAATCAAAAGGGTTGAGGCCTAAAACGGTAATCGTGGGCGTTTTGGATAGTGGAGTACAAGTAGATCATCCGGGATTGGTGAAAAATATGTGGAGCAATCCTAATGAAGTACCTGGAAATGGTAAAGATGATGACGGAAACGGATATATCGATGATATTCACGGATGGAACTTCATAGGAGGGAAAAATGGTGATATTGATATCGACAATATGGAAGTAACACGAGTTGTTGCCAAATACAAACCTCTGTTTGAAGGAGATGACTCTGCAAAAAACAAAGCCAATCAGGCTAAAATGCCGGAAGACTTTGATATGTATATGAAAGCCAAAGATCTTTTCACAAAGAAAAGTGTTGAGTCTCAGCAAAACTTCAGAACGTATTCTATGATTAATGAGCTGATCCCAAATATGGTGAAGCTGTTGGCTGGAAAACCGGTAACTGCAGAAAATATTGCAGCCATTAATAAACCTGCGGATCAAAAAGATGCCGTTGCTCTGGAAGTGTTAAGCCAGGTTTCTCAAAGCCCTGATTTTAAAGGGAAATCCTCTGCAGAATTTGAAGAGAGAATGAGAAAGGATATGAAGGATGCCATCGATCATTTTGCTCCTGCAGCAAAACAATATGACCTTTCATATGATCCAAGAAAAGAAATTGTAGGAGATAACTACGATGATTATTCTGAAAAGAATTACGGAAACAATCATTACGAAGGACCTGATGCAGAACACGGAACACACGTTGCCGGAATTATTGCAGGACTTCCTCAAGGGAAAGAAATCCAGCACGGTATTGCCTCAAAAGTCGCTAAAATTATGACGGTAAGAGCTGTACCTAATGGAGACGAAAGAGATAAAGATGTTGCCAATGCCATCAGATATGCTGTAGATAATGGTGCTAAAATCCTGAACATGAGTTTCGGTAAACCTGTTTCTCCAGGTAAAAATGTAGTTTGGGATGCTTTCAAATATGCTGAAGATAAAGGGGTGCTTTTAGTAAAAGCTGCAGGGAATGAAAATGAAGATGTGGCAGAACATTTAGCATATCCTACCAACTATAAAAATGTTAATGATGAAAAACCATTTGTTAATAACGTGGTTGTAGTTGGGGCAAGTACCAATGATAATAATGCACTTAGAGCAAGCTTCTCTAACTTCAATAAGAAAATGGTAGATGTTTTTGCTCCAGGGGAAAGAATTTACTCAACCGTTAAAGGAAGCAAGTATGAATATTTAGACGGAACATCCATGGCTTCTCCGGTAGTATCCGGAGCGGCAGCAGTTCTGTTGGCTTATATGCCGAACCTTAAACCTGACCAAATTATTGAGTCATTAAAAAAATCGAGCAATCTGAGCGCAGCTAATGGGTTCGCTGATTTTTCTGCAGCAGGAGGAGTTATAGATGTGAAAAAAGCAGCCGAATACGCTTATAATAACTTCTATAACGGAAGCAAAGCCCCTGTTGTTAAAAAAGCAACCAAAGCCGTTAAAAAATAA